The Argonema galeatum A003/A1 genomic interval AATTGAGCAAATGAAACAGTGGCGGCAAGCTTGGTATAAAAAGTAGAGTTGTTCAATGAATTTGAGTACGACCAAGCTTTAGATAATTTAGCACGAGCCATTAACGGCAATGTAGGGCAGACTCAGTAACTAACAGCAATAACGTGAGAATTCGGCTGTTAATTTGCTGAGTAACTTTTTCAGTTACGCAATGCAAAGAGCCTTAATTGAGATTTCATCTAGATTTCATTTCTCCATGAAAAACTAGAGAATGAGAGTTTTATAGGCTCTGTAAGAAATTTGTTCCAGTGGAGCAGGCTAGCTACCTCCCTTACTCAGTACAAATGCCTTCCCGAAAAACTTGGCTTTCTCGGTATACTTAAGGACATTCCCGATGATACCCAACTCTTACCGTTCTCAACCATCGACAGCGCGACTTTGTGTTTCTGGGACAATCCTGAGCCTAATTCTACTAACGGCTCCCACTGTCGTTTTAGCCCACGGCGGACATGGAGATGAATTTCAAGGAGGAACTGAAGCAACAGAAACTCCTGCTTCAATTCAAGTTGATGCAGAAACTGCCAAACGGCTTTTAATTAAAGTAGAGCCTGCTAAGTCGCAGCAACTAGCTATTGGCATTAAAACCACCGGACAAATTGAAACCTTACCCAACAAAAAAGTAGAAGTAACTGCACCAATTCCAGGAAAAGTTGTTGAGTTGTTAGTAGAACCCGGTGCATCGGTGAAAGCAGGTCAACCCGTCGCCGTCATTTCTGCATCTGAGTTGGTTGAACTGCGCGTGAACTCTCAGGAAAAACAAGCCCAAGCTCAGGCAGATTTGCAAAAGGCTGAAGCCGACTTAAAACTAGCTCTAGGAAATTACGATCGCCAGCAAAAAATATCTGCTGCTGAAATAGCACAAGCCCGAACTCAACTAGACGCTGCTCAGAAACAGTACGATCGAGATAAAGCTATAGTGGAGCGAAAAGCGGTCTTGAAAGTCGCCCAAGAAAACTATCGCCGTCAGCAACAAATAGCAGAAGCAGAAATCGCACAAGCCCAAACCGAAGTGGCAGTTGCACAAGAACAGTACGATCGAGATAAAGAATTGGCGGCACAAGGAGCTATCCCGCGACGGCAGATGTTGGAATCTCAAGCCCACCTCGCAGAAGCTAAAGCTGCTCTCACCAAGGCTATGAGCCGCCCGGAGGTTCTCCAAGCCGAAACTGAAGTTAAACGCGCTGAGGTAGACCTTCCTCTCCGGGATTTACGAGAATCGGAAGGTAAACTGGCAGAAGCTAAAGCGCAACTTATCAAAGCCAACAGTCGCCGGGAAGTTTTAGAAGCAGAAGCTCAACTCAAACGCGCCACCTCAGATGTTGAGGTAGCCAAATCCCGTTTCCAACTGAGTAACACCATTTATCAAACTCGGCTGCAACAACTGGGAACTAGCGCCAATGACAAAGGACTGGTGACGGTAACTGCTCCTATTTCTGGTAAAGTTGCAGATCGTGAAGTTACGCTCGGTCAATCATTCCAGGACGCGGGTGGTAAGCTGATGACGATTGTCAATGACAGCCGCGTTTTTGCCACAGCAAATATTTATGAAAAAGATTTAGATAAAGTTCAGATTGGTCAACGAGTAAGGGTGAAAATTGCTTCTTTACCCGATCGTAACTTTGAAGGAAGAATTACGCGGATTGGCTCATTGGTGGACGGGTCAACGCGAGTAGTACCCGTGCAAGCCGAATTGAATAATCCGGGTGGGGAACTCAAGCCCGGATTGTTCGCGGAATTAGAGGTAATCACAAACCGGACAGCTAATGCTATTTTGGCAATTCCCAGTTCGGCTGTGGTAGACGCAAATGGTAAAAAAGTGGTCTACGTGCAAAATGGGAATGCCTTTCAGACGGTTGAGGTAACGTTAGGTCAAACCTCTGGTGATTTAGTTGAAGTTAAAAGCGGTTTATTTGAGGGAGATTCAATCGTCACCCAACGCGCACCCCAACTTTATGCACAATCTTTGCGGGGCGGTAGTAAGC includes:
- a CDS encoding efflux RND transporter periplasmic adaptor subunit; the protein is MIPNSYRSQPSTARLCVSGTILSLILLTAPTVVLAHGGHGDEFQGGTEATETPASIQVDAETAKRLLIKVEPAKSQQLAIGIKTTGQIETLPNKKVEVTAPIPGKVVELLVEPGASVKAGQPVAVISASELVELRVNSQEKQAQAQADLQKAEADLKLALGNYDRQQKISAAEIAQARTQLDAAQKQYDRDKAIVERKAVLKVAQENYRRQQQIAEAEIAQAQTEVAVAQEQYDRDKELAAQGAIPRRQMLESQAHLAEAKAALTKAMSRPEVLQAETEVKRAEVDLPLRDLRESEGKLAEAKAQLIKANSRREVLEAEAQLKRATSDVEVAKSRFQLSNTIYQTRLQQLGTSANDKGLVTVTAPISGKVADREVTLGQSFQDAGGKLMTIVNDSRVFATANIYEKDLDKVQIGQRVRVKIASLPDRNFEGRITRIGSLVDGSTRVVPVQAELNNPGGELKPGLFAELEVITNRTANAILAIPSSAVVDANGKKVVYVQNGNAFQTVEVTLGQTSGDLVEVKSGLFEGDSIVTQRAPQLYAQSLRGGSKPKDGEGKEAHSETTAVKTNSLPLPIWLMGISGGAALVTVASVAFWAGRRNRRPAVAVGHPEYEEMVYEIEPFLDNHKQPTLSRSIALIEERENHQKSN